The proteins below are encoded in one region of Amycolatopsis magusensis:
- the trpB gene encoding tryptophan synthase subunit beta, producing the protein MTEEPTRQHERTEHDPDAKGHFGPYGGRFMPEALIAAMDELSAEYDKARLDPEFTGEFARLLRDYAGRPSLLTEAPRFAEHAGGARVFLKREDLNHTGSHKINNVLGQALLTRRMGKKRVIAETGAGQHGVATATACALLDLDCVVYMGEVDTQRQALNVARMKLLGAEVIPVKTGSRTLKDAINEALRDWVSNVDTTHYLLGTAAGGHPFPVMVRNFHKIIGEEARRQILEQAGRLPDAVAACVGGGSNAIGIFHGFIDDPEVRLVGLEPGGKGLDSGEHGATLTEGTPGMLHGALSYLLQDEDGQTTEAYSISAGLDYPGVGPEHSWLKDTGRAEYRAVTDAEAMEAMKLLSRTEGIIPAVESAHALAGAMKLGQELGPDGLIVVNLSGRGDKDMDTAAKFFGLVPEEELS; encoded by the coding sequence ATGACCGAGGAACCGACCAGGCAGCACGAGCGGACCGAGCACGACCCGGACGCCAAGGGCCACTTCGGCCCGTACGGCGGCCGGTTCATGCCGGAGGCCCTGATCGCCGCGATGGACGAGCTGTCCGCCGAGTACGACAAGGCCCGGCTCGACCCGGAGTTCACCGGCGAGTTCGCCCGGCTGCTGCGGGACTACGCCGGTCGCCCGTCGCTGCTCACCGAGGCACCGCGCTTCGCCGAGCACGCGGGCGGGGCGCGGGTCTTCCTCAAGCGCGAGGACCTCAACCACACCGGTTCGCACAAGATCAACAACGTGCTCGGCCAGGCGCTGCTGACCCGGCGCATGGGCAAGAAGCGGGTGATCGCGGAGACCGGGGCCGGGCAGCACGGCGTGGCCACGGCCACCGCCTGCGCGCTGCTGGACCTCGACTGCGTGGTCTACATGGGCGAGGTGGACACCCAGCGCCAGGCGCTGAACGTGGCCAGGATGAAGCTCCTCGGCGCCGAGGTGATCCCGGTCAAGACCGGGTCGCGCACGCTGAAGGACGCGATCAACGAGGCCCTGCGCGACTGGGTGAGCAACGTCGACACCACCCACTACCTGCTCGGCACGGCCGCGGGCGGGCACCCGTTCCCGGTGATGGTGCGCAACTTCCACAAGATCATCGGCGAGGAGGCCCGCCGCCAGATCCTCGAGCAGGCGGGTCGCCTGCCGGACGCGGTCGCGGCGTGCGTCGGCGGCGGGTCGAACGCCATCGGCATCTTCCACGGCTTCATCGACGACCCCGAGGTCCGGCTGGTCGGCCTGGAGCCGGGCGGCAAGGGCCTGGACAGCGGTGAGCACGGCGCGACGCTGACCGAGGGCACCCCCGGCATGCTGCACGGCGCGCTGTCCTACCTGCTGCAGGACGAGGACGGCCAGACCACCGAGGCCTACTCGATCTCCGCCGGGCTGGACTACCCGGGCGTCGGCCCGGAGCACTCGTGGCTCAAGGACACCGGGCGGGCCGAGTACCGCGCGGTGACCGACGCCGAGGCCATGGAAGCGATGAAGCTGCTGTCGCGGACCGAGGGCATCATCCCGGCCGTCGAGTCGGCGCACGCGCTGGCCGGGGCGATGAAGCTCGGCCAGGAACTCGGCCCGGACGGGCTGATCGTGGTGAACCTCTCCGGTCGCGGCGACAAGGACATGGACACCGCGGCGAAGTTCTTCGGCCTGGTGCCCGAGGAGGAGCTGTCGTGA
- the trpC gene encoding indole-3-glycerol phosphate synthase TrpC, producing the protein MTVLEDIVEGVRADLATREAELPFDELKRRAAQVAPPRDVMAALRESGIGVIAEVKRRSPSKGDLASIADPAALAKDYAEAGARVISVLTEQRRFGGSLDDLDAVRAAVDIPILRKDFVVSPYQVHEARLHGADMVLLIVAALEQNALVALLDRVESLGMTALVEIHNAEEADRALEAGASVIGVNARNLHTLEVDRDVFSRLAPGLPMDVYKVAESGVRGPGDLMSYAGQGADAVLVGEGLVASDDPKAALVKLVTAGSHPACPRPSR; encoded by the coding sequence GTGACTGTGCTCGAAGACATCGTCGAAGGCGTCCGTGCCGACCTCGCCACCCGCGAGGCGGAGCTCCCCTTCGACGAACTGAAGCGCCGGGCCGCCCAGGTCGCGCCTCCGCGCGACGTGATGGCCGCCCTGCGGGAATCGGGCATCGGCGTGATCGCCGAGGTCAAGCGGCGCAGCCCGTCCAAGGGTGATCTGGCGTCGATCGCGGACCCCGCGGCACTGGCCAAGGACTACGCCGAAGCCGGCGCGCGGGTGATCAGCGTGCTGACCGAACAGCGGCGCTTCGGCGGCTCGCTGGACGACCTCGACGCGGTGCGCGCGGCGGTGGACATCCCCATCCTGCGCAAGGACTTCGTGGTCAGCCCGTACCAGGTGCACGAGGCGCGCCTGCACGGCGCGGACATGGTGCTGCTGATCGTGGCCGCGCTCGAGCAGAACGCGCTGGTCGCCCTGCTGGACCGGGTCGAGTCGCTCGGCATGACGGCGCTGGTGGAGATCCACAACGCCGAGGAGGCCGACCGCGCGCTCGAAGCCGGGGCGTCGGTGATCGGCGTGAACGCGCGCAACCTGCACACCCTCGAGGTGGACCGGGACGTGTTCAGCAGGCTCGCCCCCGGCCTGCCGATGGACGTCTACAAGGTCGCCGAGTCCGGCGTGCGCGGTCCGGGTGACCTGATGTCCTACGCGGGCCAGGGCGCGGACGCGGTGCTGGTCGGCGAGGGCCTGGTCGCCTCCGACGACCCCAAGGCGGCGCTGGTGAAGCTGGTCACGGCCGGTTCGCACCCCGCGTGCCCGAGGCCCAGTCGATGA
- a CDS encoding Trp biosynthesis-associated membrane protein: protein MSDSGDKRPLWTIVVLLGLGAPALWGASRLTWFERPRSDLPGVPPQVVTGADHLPALVPLAVLVAAGVAGLVATSGWARRVVALVLAGTGLAACLVVLLNLGGGPRFTGWGLAVLGGLLVLAGGGLGVREAGRLPRLGAKYSAPGGKRPARDADTELWDALSDGRDPTTGR from the coding sequence GTGTCTGACTCCGGCGACAAGCGTCCTCTGTGGACGATCGTGGTGCTGCTCGGGCTGGGCGCGCCGGCGCTGTGGGGCGCCTCGCGGCTGACCTGGTTCGAACGCCCCCGCTCCGACCTGCCCGGGGTGCCACCGCAGGTGGTGACCGGGGCGGACCACCTGCCCGCGCTGGTGCCGCTGGCCGTGCTGGTGGCCGCCGGGGTGGCCGGGCTGGTCGCCACCTCGGGCTGGGCCCGCCGGGTGGTGGCGCTGGTGCTCGCGGGCACCGGCCTGGCCGCGTGCCTGGTCGTGCTGCTGAACCTCGGTGGCGGGCCGCGCTTCACCGGGTGGGGCCTGGCCGTGCTCGGCGGCCTGCTGGTGCTGGCCGGTGGCGGGCTCGGCGTGCGTGAGGCGGGCCGGTTGCCGCGCCTGGGCGCCAAGTACTCCGCACCGGGTGGGAAACGTCCCGCCCGCGACGCCGATACAGAGCTCTGGGACGCGTTGTCCGACGGCCGGGATCCCACGACCGGTCGATGA
- a CDS encoding anthranilate synthase component I, protein MVSSRTDTAASAVATGLGAVSPSREEFRALAESRRVVPVVRRLLADGETPVGVYRKLAADRPGTFLFESAENGASWSRWSFVGVNSPAALTVRDGEAVWTGTPPVGLPSDGDPLTVLRATLEALHTEPLPGLPPLTGGLVGYIGYDAVRWLEKLPELAEDDLKIPELTMLLATDLAALDHHEGTVTLIANAVNWDDSPERVDAAYDDALARLQRMTDQLAVHAPATNAVFDRPAPRFTRRRSKADFHQAVAKAVEAIKAGEAFQVVPSQRFEIETGADALDIYRVLRTSNPSPYMYLLRMEGFDIVGSSPESLVTVRDGRATTHPIAGTRWRGADPEEDAQLAKDLLADEKERAEHLMLVDLGRNDLGKVCKAGTVRVVDFFTIERYSHVMHIVSTVTGELAEGKTAFDAVTACFPAGTLSGAPKVRAMELIEELEPTRRALYGGVVGYLDFGGDADTAIAIRTALVRDGLAYVQAGGGVVADSDPGYEDNESLNKARTVLSAVAAAQTLAPAGVIEEAGDPAGV, encoded by the coding sequence ATGGTCAGCTCGCGCACCGACACCGCCGCTTCCGCCGTCGCCACCGGCCTCGGCGCGGTCAGCCCCAGCCGGGAGGAGTTCCGGGCCCTCGCCGAGTCGCGCCGGGTCGTCCCGGTCGTCCGCCGCCTGCTCGCCGACGGCGAGACCCCGGTCGGGGTGTACCGCAAGCTCGCCGCCGACCGGCCGGGCACCTTCCTGTTCGAGTCGGCGGAGAACGGCGCCTCCTGGTCGCGCTGGTCGTTCGTCGGGGTGAACAGCCCGGCGGCGCTGACCGTGCGCGACGGCGAGGCCGTCTGGACCGGCACGCCACCGGTCGGCCTGCCCTCCGACGGCGACCCGCTGACCGTGCTGCGCGCCACGCTGGAGGCGCTGCACACCGAACCGCTGCCCGGCCTGCCCCCGCTGACCGGCGGCCTGGTCGGCTACATCGGCTACGACGCGGTCCGCTGGCTGGAGAAGCTGCCCGAACTGGCCGAGGACGACCTCAAGATCCCCGAGCTGACCATGCTGCTGGCCACCGACCTCGCCGCGCTGGACCACCACGAGGGCACGGTCACGCTGATCGCCAACGCGGTGAACTGGGACGACTCGCCCGAGCGGGTCGACGCGGCCTACGACGACGCGCTCGCCCGGCTCCAGCGGATGACCGACCAGCTCGCCGTGCACGCCCCGGCCACCAACGCGGTGTTCGACCGCCCGGCGCCGCGGTTCACCCGCCGCCGCAGCAAGGCGGACTTCCACCAGGCCGTGGCGAAAGCGGTCGAGGCGATCAAGGCCGGTGAGGCGTTCCAGGTGGTGCCCTCGCAGCGGTTCGAGATCGAGACCGGCGCCGACGCCCTCGACATCTACCGCGTCCTGCGCACCTCCAACCCGAGCCCGTACATGTACCTGCTGCGGATGGAGGGCTTCGACATCGTCGGCTCCAGCCCGGAGTCGCTGGTGACCGTGCGTGACGGTCGGGCGACCACTCACCCGATCGCGGGCACCCGGTGGCGTGGCGCCGACCCCGAAGAGGACGCGCAGCTGGCCAAGGACCTCCTCGCCGACGAGAAGGAGCGCGCCGAGCACCTGATGCTGGTCGACCTCGGCCGCAACGACCTGGGCAAGGTGTGCAAGGCGGGCACCGTGCGGGTGGTCGACTTCTTCACCATCGAGCGCTACAGCCACGTGATGCACATCGTGTCCACCGTCACCGGCGAACTGGCCGAAGGCAAGACCGCCTTCGACGCCGTGACCGCCTGTTTCCCGGCCGGGACGCTTTCCGGCGCGCCGAAAGTCCGCGCGATGGAGCTGATCGAGGAATTGGAGCCGACCCGGCGGGCGTTGTACGGGGGAGTGGTCGGCTACCTCGACTTCGGGGGCGACGCCGACACCGCCATCGCCATCCGCACCGCGCTGGTGCGCGATGGGCTGGCGTACGTGCAGGCAGGTGGCGGGGTGGTGGCGGACTCCGACCCCGGCTACGAGGACAACGAATCGCTGAACAAGGCCCGGACCGTGCTGTCGGCGGTGGCCGCCGCGCAGACCCTGGCACCGGCCGGGGTGATCGAGGAAGCGGGTGACCCCGCTGGTGTCTGA
- a CDS encoding TetR/AcrR family transcriptional regulator produces MTTPKPAAAKRRGRRPAGEDTREAMLTAARDLFGELGYEGATVRAIAQRAGVDAAMVNHWFGGKQGLFAQAVLQLPFDPVQLFSQVFEEGPVEELGERIVRTFITRWDESGGGAFAALIRSVAGHEQVAGALRHLFLENIFVRLADRVSSDRLQFRAVLCASQVVGMGMVRYVAKFEPMASADREEIIAAIAPTLQRYLTGDLD; encoded by the coding sequence ATGACGACCCCGAAACCGGCGGCCGCCAAGCGCCGGGGCCGCCGCCCCGCCGGCGAGGACACCCGTGAAGCGATGCTCACCGCGGCCCGCGACCTGTTCGGCGAACTGGGCTACGAGGGCGCCACCGTCCGCGCCATCGCCCAGCGCGCCGGGGTGGACGCGGCCATGGTGAACCACTGGTTCGGCGGCAAGCAGGGACTGTTCGCCCAAGCTGTGCTCCAGTTGCCGTTCGACCCGGTCCAGCTCTTCTCCCAGGTCTTCGAGGAAGGCCCGGTGGAGGAGCTCGGCGAGCGGATCGTGCGCACCTTCATCACCCGCTGGGACGAAAGCGGCGGCGGCGCCTTCGCCGCCCTGATCCGAAGCGTGGCCGGACACGAACAAGTCGCCGGAGCGCTGCGGCACCTGTTCCTGGAGAACATCTTCGTCAGACTGGCCGACCGGGTCAGCTCCGACCGCCTCCAGTTCCGCGCGGTGCTGTGCGCCTCGCAGGTGGTCGGCATGGGCATGGTGCGGTACGTGGCGAAGTTCGAACCGATGGCCTCAGCGGACCGCGAAGAGATCATCGCCGCCATCGCCCCCACCCTGCAGCGGTACCTCACCGGCGACCTGGACTAG
- a CDS encoding TetR/AcrR family transcriptional regulator, with product MSADPRVARTRARLHEALFEACADRPLGEVSVAEVTRLARVSRGTFYLHYEDLSALAVGASAELVRDAVDALHASDDPPAVLTGLLGSISQHANVYRGLIGPGGGGPLGEALHGELRDRALVERRKRAVQPGDEAIASAVAATFTGVVAGWLHGRVPGSAGEVAGRIWGMVVALHRSL from the coding sequence GTGAGCGCCGACCCCCGCGTCGCCCGTACCCGCGCCCGGCTGCACGAGGCCCTGTTCGAGGCCTGTGCGGACCGCCCGCTCGGCGAGGTGAGCGTGGCGGAGGTGACCCGCCTCGCGCGCGTCTCGCGCGGCACGTTCTACCTGCACTACGAGGACCTTTCCGCGCTGGCTGTGGGTGCGAGCGCGGAACTGGTGCGCGACGCGGTCGACGCGCTGCATGCCTCGGATGACCCGCCGGCGGTCCTGACCGGGTTGCTCGGCTCGATTTCGCAGCACGCGAACGTGTACCGGGGGCTGATCGGGCCGGGTGGCGGTGGGCCGCTGGGTGAGGCGCTGCACGGTGAGCTGCGGGACCGGGCGCTGGTCGAACGGCGGAAGCGGGCTGTTCAGCCGGGGGACGAGGCGATCGCGAGTGCGGTGGCGGCGACTTTTACCGGGGTTGTGGCGGGGTGGTTGCACGGGCGGGTGCCTGGGTCGGCTGGTGAGGTGGCGGGGCGGATTTGGGGGATGGTTGTGGCTCTTCATCGGTCTTTGTAG
- a CDS encoding DUF1304 domain-containing protein, with translation MRVVAEVLVGLVALIHGYILVLEMFLWKGPRGRKAFGLTPEFASQTASLAANQGLYNGFLAAALVWGLIAADPMGFQFQVFGLVCVIVAGLYGTVTANRRILFVQALPGALALVAVLIAG, from the coding sequence ATGCGAGTGGTGGCGGAGGTGCTGGTCGGGCTGGTCGCCCTGATCCACGGCTACATCCTGGTGCTGGAGATGTTCCTCTGGAAGGGGCCGCGCGGGCGCAAGGCGTTCGGCCTCACCCCGGAGTTCGCCTCGCAGACCGCGTCGCTCGCGGCGAACCAGGGGCTGTACAACGGCTTCCTCGCCGCTGCGTTGGTCTGGGGGTTGATCGCCGCGGACCCGATGGGGTTCCAGTTCCAGGTGTTCGGGCTGGTGTGCGTGATCGTCGCCGGGCTCTACGGGACGGTCACGGCGAACCGGCGCATCCTGTTCGTGCAGGCGCTGCCCGGTGCGCTGGCGCTGGTGGCGGTACTCATCGCGGGGTGA
- the hisI gene encoding phosphoribosyl-AMP cyclohydrolase, producing the protein MNVAERIKFNDDGLVCAVVVDHESNDVLMVAWMNAEALELTLTTRRGTYFSRSRGKLWVKGETSGHVQHVREVRHDCDADTLLVRVVQEGPACHTGTRTCFDTDARRLL; encoded by the coding sequence GTGAACGTTGCCGAACGCATCAAGTTCAACGACGACGGGCTCGTCTGCGCGGTGGTGGTCGACCACGAGAGCAACGACGTGCTGATGGTCGCCTGGATGAACGCCGAGGCGCTGGAACTGACGCTGACCACCCGCCGCGGTACGTACTTCTCCCGCAGCCGCGGGAAGTTGTGGGTCAAGGGGGAGACCTCCGGGCACGTGCAGCACGTGCGGGAGGTCCGCCACGACTGCGACGCCGACACCCTGCTGGTGCGGGTGGTCCAGGAGGGACCCGCCTGCCACACCGGCACCCGGACCTGCTTCGACACCGACGCCCGCCGCCTGCTCTGA